TCGGCGAAGCACAAGCGTTCTCGCAATCTATTGATGACATCAAGTGCTGTCAACATCACCCGATGTCGACATCGGAGCTGTGAGAAGATGGCGCCATGGCCGCCGAAGACGACGGAGCGATCCCCGGGATGCGCCGCTGGCGTGGCCGGTCCCCCGCCGCTCGGGTCGCCATGCGCCGCGACCAGCTGATCGAGGCGTGCACCGAACTGATGGCGACGATCGGCGCGGCGGACACCTCGATGCGCGGAGTATGCAGGCAGGCCGGGCTCACCGAACGCTATTTCTACGAGAGTTTTCCCAATCTCGACGCATTGCTCACCACCGTGCTCGACACCGTGGTGCTCGGCGCCCGGGACCGACTACTCGCGGCGTTACCCTCGGCCCCGATCCAGCGCGCCGCCATGTTCCGGCACCTGGTCACCGTGTTCACCGACTACCTCACCGAGGATCGGCGCCGCGGCCGGATCATGTTCGTCGAATCGCAGGCCACCCCGGTGCTCATGCCCCGCGCCAACCAGCTCATCGGATTATTCACGGCGCCGATCGCCTTGACGATCGGCGCCGGCGACTACACCGACCCCGGACCCGACGAGCACGACAGCGCACTCAACGCCAGCGCCATCTTCGGCGCGCTGGCCTATCTCTACCGGCCCTGGCTGGACGGCGAGATCCCGGTCTCCCGAGAACGATTCGACGAGCACGCCGCGACCGTGCTGGAAAACGTTGCCCGAGTGCGCTCTTCGGCCAATTCAGCCACCTAGGGCAAGAATTCATCCGATGTATCCGGCGGTCGCCGATCGCCCCCTCCCCAGCCGCGAACACGGGTTCCCTTCAGCCTCAACACAGTTGATGACGCGGCAAGCATCACCCGGTGCAGGCGGTCGGCCGACGATCGCGTGTGACTCGCAGTGAAGTCACTCACATCCGAGATCCGGAGGTACCGCAGGCCGAGCCGCCGCGGCGCAGTTAGCTAAAAGTTAGCCATATCCGCCAGCGCGCCCAACCGGGACGATCGGCCCAACTCCGGCGCCGGACCGTCAAACCTGTTGCAGACGACGGAAATTTACCCGCGCGCGCCGCTGTCATCGCACCATAGCCAGCCGGTCACCAGTTAGTGATACCTCACGGCACACATACTCGAAAATGCATGCGCGACTGGACATGTGGGCCGAGGCGGTTGTTGTTACCGTCGGGTAGTGTCCGACGCACCGAAGATCAGAGACGATCGCGGAACCGTATTTTCTCCACGATTTCAGGAGCGCGCGTGTCGCATTCTCGATTCGAATCCATCGGCGCCTATCTGCCTTCGAATGTCGTCACCACCCAGGAGCTGCTCTCCCGGCTGCAGGAACCTCCCTCTTTCGATCTCGAGAAGATCACCGGCGTCAAGGAACGTCGCGTGCACGACACCAGGCCGGAGTCGTACGAGGACTCGTTCGCGATCGCGATGAAGGCGGCGCAGGACTGTCTGTCCAGGTCACGATACGACGCCGCGGAACTCGACGTGATCATCTCCACCTCGATCACGCGGAGCAACCACGCCACCCGCATGTACATGGAGCCGTCCTTCGCGGGGTCGATAAGCCGCCTTATCGGAGCGCAGAAGGCCATTACTTTCGACGTTTCCAACGCGTGCGCCGGAATGCTCACCGGCACCTACATTCTCGATCGGATGATCCGTTCCGGGGCCGTGCGCAACGGCATGGTGGTCAGCGGCGAGGCCATTACTCCGATCGCCGACACCGCGGTCGCGGAGATTTCCGAGAAATACGATCTGCAGTTCGCCTCGCTCTCGGTGGGCGACTCGGGCGCGGCGGTCGTGCTCGACCAGGCGGTGGACGACGACGACAAGATCCACTACATCGAGTTGATGACCGCCTCGGAGTACTCGCACCTGTGTCTCGGCATGCCGAGCGACAAGAGCCAGGGTGTTGCGCTGTATACCGACAACCGCAAAATGCACAACGAAGACCGCTTCCTTTTGGGCACCAACAGCCAGATCAACTATCTGGAAGCCCAGGGCCGCACCTTCGCCGACGAGAAGTTCGACTACGTCATCCACCACCAGTTCGGCGCGGCCGCGATTCCGTGGATGAACGCCATCTGCGAGCGCGAGTTCGGCACCCCGATGCCGCCTGATCTGCGGGTCATCGAGAAGTACGGAAACACCTCCACCACTTCGCATTTCATCGTTCTGCACGATCAGCTCAGCGAGCAGAACATTCCGGCGGGCTCGAAGCTGCTGATGATCCCGGCCGCCTCCGGCATCGTGACCGGCTTCCTGTCCACCACCATCTCGTCTCTGAAGGTCTGAGGTCAGCCATGGGCGTTCGCATCAAATCCACCGGCGTCAGCCGCGCCGAAGACACCAACAGCAGCGTGGAGAACAGCGGCCGCGCCGCGAAGCAGAGCCTGGAGCGGGCCGGTGTCCGGCCCGATCAGGTCGGCGTGTTGATCAACGCCGGGGTGTTCCGGGACTCCAACACGGTGGAACCGGCCGTGTCCGCGCTGATCCAGAAGGCGGCGGGCATCGGCCTCGAATACGCCAAGGACGATCCGCGGACCTTCTCGTTCGACCTGATGAACGGCGCGACCGGCGTGCTCGACGCGGTCGGTGTGGCCACCTCGATCCTGGAGACCGGCAGCGCCGAGCACGTGCTGATCGTCTCCGGTGACGCGCATCCGTCGATGACCCGCAAGGCCGCCACCGACGACTTCCCTTATGCCGCTTCGGGTGCCGCGCTGCTGCTGGAGCGCACCGACGAGCCCGAAGGCTTCGGCCGGGTGCACACGGTGAACGGCGAGGGCACGCCCGCCGTCGAGGCCTACGTCGACACCGCGACGATGGGCAGCGTCGGGCGCGGCCTGATGACGGTCGAGCGGGAGCCGGACTTCGCCGCGCGACTGCTGAACGTGGCCGTCGAGGCCGCGCTGGCCGCGCTCAACGAGGCCGGCCACGGCGACCTGTCGGGTACCGCCCTGATCGCCTCGACGCCGACCGCCGAGTTCCCGCTGCAACTCGCGGACGCGCTCGGGATCGACGAGGACGCGGTGCGCACCCCCGACCTGACCGACGGCGACCCGCACACCGCGGCGCTGCCGCAGGCCTACCACCGGGCCGTCGTGGACGAGACGCTGCGCGAGTTCGGCCACGTGCTGTTCGTCGCCGCGGGCGCAGGCCCGTCGGCCGCGGCGGTGCTGTACCGGCTGCCCGCGCTCGCCGGGGCGACTGCGTGAGTTCGGCGACCTACTGGCAGGCCATCGACCGGTTCCGCGCGTTCGCGCGCGCGGAACCGGATCGAGAAGCCGTCATCTACCCGGTCGGCACGGATGCCGCGGGCCTGCCTGCCTACCGCCATGTCAGCTATCGCGAGCTCGACGACTGGTCCGAGACCATCGCCGAACGGCTCACCGCGTCCGGCGTCGGGTCCGGTACCCGCACCATCGTGCTCGTGCTGCCCAGCCCGGAGTTGTACGCGATCCTGTTCGCGCTGTTGAAGATCGGCGCCGTGCCGGTGGTGATCGATCCGGGCATGGGGCTGCGCAAGATGGTGCACTGCCTGCGTGCGGTCGAGGCGGAGGCGTTCATCGGCATCCCGCCCGCGCACGCGGTGCGCGTGCTGTTCCGCCGCAGCTTCCGCAAGGTTCGCACCACGGTGACGGTGGGCAAGCGGTGGTTCTGGCGGGGCGCGAAGCTCTCGGCGTGGGGCACCACACCCAGCGGCGCCGCGGTGGACCGAGTGCCCGCCGACCCCGGCGACGTGCTCGTCATCGGATTCACCACGGGCAGTACCGGACCCGCCAAAGCGGTGGAGCTGACCCACGGCAATCTGGCGTCGATGATCGACCAGGTGCACACCGCGCGCGGTGAGATCGCGCCGGAGACCTCGTTGATCACCTTGCCGCTGGTCGGCATTCTCGATCTGCTGCTCGGATCCCGCTGTGTGCTACCGCCGTTGATCCCGAGCAAGGTCGGCTCGACCGACCCCGCCCATGTCGCGCACGCCATCGAAACCTTCGGTGTGCGAACGATGTTCGCCTCACCCGCGCTGCTGATTCCGCTGCTGCGCCACCTGGAGCAGCAGCCGAACGAGCTGAAGACGCTGGCCAGCATCTATTCCGGTGGCGCGCCGGTGCCGGACTGGTGCATCGCGGGCCTGCGCGCGGCGCTGACCGAGGACGTGCGGATCTTCGCCGGATACGGGTCCACCGAGGCACTGCCCATGTCGCTCATCGAATCTCGCGAGCTGTTCGACGGCCTGGTCGAGCGGACGCACCGCGGCGAGGGCACCTGCATCGGGCGACCGGCCGACCGGATCGACGCCAGGATCGTCGCCATCACCGATGACGCGATCCCGACCTGGGCACAGGCCGAGGAACTGGCCGGTGACCTCGAGCAGTCGCGCGGCATCGGCGAACTCGTCGTCGCCGGGCCCAATGTCAGCACGCACTACTACTGGCCGGACGCGGCGAACCGGCAGGGCAAGATCGTGGACGGGGACCGGATCTGGCACCGCACCGGCGATCTCGCGTGGATCGACGACTCGGGCCGCATCTGGTTCTGCGGGCGCAAGAGTCAGCGGGTGGTCACCGCCGACGGGCCGATGTTCACGGTTCAGGTGGAACAGATCTTCAATACCGTTGCGGGCGTGGCGCGCACGGCACTGGTCGGCGTGGGCGCGCCGGGCGCGCAGCGGCCGGTGCTGTGCATCGAACTGAAGCCCGATGCCGAGGGCGCCGCGGTCGGGGCGGCGCTGCGGGCCCGCGGCGCCGAGTTCGACCTCAGCCGGCCGATCGCCGATTTCCTGATCCACCCCGGCTTCCCGGTCGATATCCGGCACAACGCCAAGATCGGGCGCGAGCAGCTCGCGCAATGGGCGGGCGAGCAGCTGGGAGTGCGCGCATGAGCGTGAAAACGACGGCACTGCGGGCGATTCCGGTGCTCGGCTGGGTCTACCTGGCGGGCGGGCTCGTCGCGGCGGCGACGGACCGGGTGCCCGCGAACCGAGTGCTGCGCGCCGCGTGGTGGATCGACGCGTTCCTGAGCATCGTGGTGCACGCGGCGCAGATCCGGCCCGCGCTGCGCGCGGCCGAGGGGTCGGGCCGCTCCCCGCTCGAAACGGCCGTACTGACGCAGATCTTCGGAATGACTTGGTGGCGAACGCAATGAGCAAAGTACTGGTCACCGGCGCGTCCGGTTTCCTCGGCGGCGCACTGGTGCGCAGGCTGGTCCGCGACGGCGCGCACGATGTGTCGATTCTGGTGCGGCGCACCAGCAATCTGGCCGATCTCGGCCCCGACGTGGACAAGGTCGAGCTGGTCTACGGCGATCTGACCGATGCCGCGTCGCTGGTGCAGGCCACCAGCGGGGTCGACATCGTGTTCCACAGCGCCGCCCGGGTCGACGAGCGGGGCACTCGCGAGCAGTTCTGGCAGGAGAACGTCCGAGCCACCGAGTTGCTGCTGGACGCCGCGCGTCGCGGCGGCGCGTCGGCGTTCGTGTTCATCTCCAGCCCCAGCGCGCTGATGGACTACGACGGCGGCGACCAGCTCGACATCGACGAGTCGGTGCCGTATCCGCGCCGCTACCTGAACCTGTATTCCGAGACCAAGGCCGCCGCCGAACGTGCGGTATTGGCCGCGGACACCACGGGTTTCCGGACCTGCGCGCTGCGCCCGCGGGCGATCTGGGGCGCGGGCGACCGGTCCGGCCCGATCGTGCGGCTGCTCGGTCGCACCGGCACCGGCAAGCTGCCCGATATCTCGTTCGGGCGCGACGTATACGCCTCGCTGTGCCACGTCGACAACATCGTCGACGCGTGCGTCAAAGCCGCGGCGAGCCCGGCGACGGTGGGCGGCAAGGCCTATTTCATCGCCGACGCCGAAAAGACCAACGTGTGGGAGTTTCTCGGCGCGGTGGCCGGCCGGCTGGGGTATGAACCGCCGAGCCGCAAGCCCAACCCGAAGGTGATCAACGCGGTGGTCGGCGTCACCGAGACCATCTGGCGAATCCCGGCCGTGGCGACCCGCTGGTCGCCCCCGCTGTCGCGCTATGCCGTCGCGCTGATGACGCGCAGCGCGACCTACGACACCGGCGCCGCCGCACGCGATTTCGGCTATCGGCCGGTCGTGGACCGCGAGACCGGACTCGCCGGCTTCCTCACCTGGCTCGAAAAACAGGGTGGGGCCGTGGAACTCACCCGCACGCTGCGCTGACCCTCGGCGAAAGCCGCGATCGGAGGCCCTCATGACCAACGACACCGTCTTCCGCAGGAAGATCTCGCCCACCGAGCGGCTGTACTTCTTCACCCGCGAGGTGACGCCGCCGTTCCTGATGCATCTCGCGGTGCACGGCGACGGGGCGATCGACCCCGCCGCCCTGCAGCGCGCCGTCGACGTGGCCTCGGCCGCGAACCCCGGCGCCCGGCTGGTCCGGGACGGAAAGTATTGGGTGGACAGCGGTGTCGCGGCCGCGGTCCGGGTGGTGCCGGACTGGACGCTCGACTACGCCGCGCTGGAGAACGACGCGGTGCTCAACAGCCCGATCGGCCCGTCCCCCGAGCGGACCACCGAGGTGCTGTTGCTGACCGGGGCCGAGACGACCATCGTGTTCCGCGTCTTCCACGGCGTGATGGACGGCATGGGCATGCGCATGTGGGCCGACGACGTGCTGCGCGCGCTGCGCGGCGCCGAGCCGGTGGGCGCCCCCGACGCGATCGCGGACACCGAACTGGTCGCGCAGGTCGGCGCGCCGGGCAGGCAGACGCTGGTGCTGCCGACCTACCGGGCCGCCATCGGCACCGGCCGCCAGGATCCGACCGCGGTGCGCTGGTTGCTGCGGCACCGCACCATCGACGGCACCGGCAAGGGCATCGTCGCGCGGGTCGCGGCGATCCTCGCCGCGGAGGCGGGGGTGAAGTCCCGCTTCATGATTCCGGTCGACCTGCGCCGCCACGATCCCGCGTTGCGCTCCACCGGCAACCTCGCGCTGCCGCTGTTCCTCGACGTCCGTCCCGGCGAAGGCTGGGAGTCGGTGAGCGCTCAGATGCGTACCGGCCTGCAGGAGCGGCGCGAGCTGAACCAGCTCGACAACGGTGGCCTGTCGAAGTTCCCGCCCGCCGTCATCCGCGCGGTGCTGCGGGCGAGCAACTGGCTCGGCGCCCGGCACAACCGGAACATGGTCTCCGCCACGGTGTCCCATATGGGCAAGGTCGATCTGGACGAGCTGGCCGTGCCCGGCTGGACCCCGACCACCATGCGGGTGCTGCCCCAGCACACCGGCTCGATGCCGCTGCTGTTCGGCATGGTGGAGGTGCGCGGACGGATCGAGCTGATGGTCTCGGCGCGCAACGGCGCGGGCATCGAAGCGCGGCTGGAGGCGCTGCTCGACAAGATCGCGCACACCCTGGAAGCCGAACTCGCACCGCAAGATTCGCCGGTCCGATGACCGCCTGGGCACGATTCGTCAGCGCCCGGCCACGGACGGTGCTGGCCGTCGTGGCCGGGGCGATGCTGCTGTTCGGGCTGCTCGGCATGAACACCGCCGACAAGGTGAGCGCCGCCGGATTCATTGATCCGCACAGCGAATCCGCCGCGGTGGACCGGCTGGTGCGCGCGCACTTCGGCCCGCAGACCCCGGACGCGGTCGCGCTCTACACCGCACCGGCCGGGCAGACGCTCGACGATATCGGCCCCGCGGTGCAGCGGTCGCTCGCTCGGATCGACCCCGCGCTGCTGCAACGACCGGTCGAAACCTATTGGAACAGTGTGCCGCCGCGCAAACAGTTCCTGCGCTCCGCCGACAACCGGCAGGCCCTGGCCGCAGTGTATCTCGCCGGCGACGACAACCGCCGGGTCGCCGCCTACCCGGATATCGAAGCGGCACTGCGGGTTCCCGGCATCGACACGAAGCTTTCCGGCTACAGCGCACTGGCCACCCAGATCAACAAGCAGTCCCAGCACGACCTGGTGCGGGCCGAATCCCTTTCGCTGCCGCTGACACTGCTGATCCTGGTGCTGGTGTTCGGCGGGGTGGTCGCGGCCTCGTTCCCGGTGGCGGTCGGCGTGCTCGCGGTGCTCGGCGCGATGGGCACCATCCGGGTGCTCACCGAGTTCACCGAGGTCAGCACGTTTGCGGTGAATATCGCCTCGCTGCTCGGCCTGGGCATGGCGATCGACTACGGCCTGTTTCTGGTGACCAGATTCCGCGAAGAACGCGCGAACGGGCGCGAGCTGACGGCGGCGATCGAACGCACCTGCGCCACCGCGGGCCGCACCGTCGCGTTCTCGGCCCTGCTGCTGATCTGTGCGTTCGCGGGCACTTTCGTCTTCCCGCAGGCCGTGCTGCGCTCGCTCGGCTTCGGCGCGATCGCGGCGGTCGCACTGGCGGCCGGACTTTCGCTGACCGTGCTGCCCGCCATGCTCGCCCTGTTCGGCCATCGCATCGGCAAGGCCGCGGAAAAGGATCAGACCGAACGCTTCTGGGGTCGCATGGTGGACGCCGTGCTGCGCAGGCCGGGTCTGGTCACGGTGGCGGTGGGAGTTGTGCTGGTACTGCTCGCGCTGCCGCTGACGGGTGCGAAACTCGGCGATATCGACCATCGCGCGCTGCCCGTCGGCAACGAGATGCGTACCACCGTCGAGGAACTCACCGCCGGCTTCCCCGCCGCGAGCAGCGGTGTCACCGCCGTCCTGCAGGGGGAGAACGGACCACCGCAGTCGGCGGCCGTGGACGCGGCGAACACCGCCCTCGCCCGGGTCGAGGGCGTCGGTCAGGTGCTCCAGGTCGGCCGCGCCGACGATTTCGTGGTCTTCCACCTCTTCCTCGATGCCACCGACCGCAGCGAAAGGGCCACGGCGACGGTCGAAGACCTGCGCGCGCTGACCCCACCGGACGGCACGGCGCTGCGCCTCGGCGGCGACACCGCCGCCACCCTGGACAGCGTGCACTCCATCGTGCGCGGCATGCCGTGGATGATCCTGGTGATGGTGGCCGCCACGGTTCTGCTGCTCGCGGCCGCGTTCCGCTCGATCGTGTTGCCGCTCAAGGCGGTCGCGATGGCCTTCCTCAGCCTCGCCGCCACCTTCGGCGTACTCACCTGGATCTTCGGCGACGGCCACCTCGCGGGCGTGCTCGGCATCAGCCCCGGTCCGCTGGCCGCCGGCATGCTCGTGCTGATCATCGCCGTCGTGTTCGGACTGTCCACCGACTACGAGGTATTCCTGCTGTCCCGCATGGTCGAAGCGCACGCCGCGGGCGCCGACACCGCCACCGCGGTACGTGTCGGCACGCTCAAGACCGCCCGCGTCATCACCGCCGCGGCCACCCTGCTGGTCATCGTCACCGGCGCTTTCACGCTCTCGCCGTTGACGCCCATGCGTTTTCTCGGCCTGGGCATGATCGTCGCGCTGCTGATCGACGCCACGCTCGTGCGCATGCTGCTGGTGCCCGCGCTGGTGAAACTGATGGGCCCGGCCAACTGGTGGCACCCGTCGCGTCGCCCGCGGCGGGTCGCCGCCACGGTCGACCGGGTGCAGGAGTCCACCTCGATCGGCTGAATCGCGGGTATTTCCAGAAAGATCGCGCGCCACGCCGCAGCGAAGATTGCAATACATCCGATCACTCCGCAGGCTTGGCACCCATGTCCGCCGCCTGCCCCGCCTGCTCCTGGCCATCGCCGATGCTCGTCTCCCGGCATGGGGCGGTGCGCTATCTGCGCTGCGTGTGCGGGAGATTCCTGGTGGCGCACGGGGACGGGGTGAACCTGCTGAGCGGCCGAAGCGCTTGCGCCGCACCGAAGGTCGCCGAGCATCTGGAGTTGATTCCGCTGCCCGACGCCTGACGGACCTCCGAGGGGTTCACAGTCCGTGCCGGTGCTCGCCGGACACCAGCTCGGCGACGCGCGCTTCGTTGCGCGCCGAGAACGGATCCTCGACCGAGCGCCGGTAGGCCGCGACGGCGACGCGGGTGTCCGCGCCGACCAGATCGGCGTTGAGCTGCGCCGCGGCGAATGCTCCTGCGGCCGCGGCATTTCCGACCTGCGCCCCTGGATCAGTGACATTGCCCGCGGCCCAGACCCCGGCCACCTCGGTCCGTCCGGTGGCATCGACCGGAAGGTGCACGCCGAGGCCGGACGGATGCGCCACCGCGCGCAGGCCGATCCCGTCCAGGAAACCGGCGCGCGCGACCATCCTCGGCTGCACGGTCAGCACGGCGCGCTCGAACACCGTGCCGTCGCTCAGGCGTACACCGGTCAGCCGATCGCCGGTGACGACCAGTCCCGCCACCTCGCCCGGCACCACCTTGATTCCGCGCGCCGCGAGCTGTTCGGCCGCCTCGCCGACCGGCGGCGCCGTGGTGTGCGCGAAGAACACGACATCGCTGCTCAACTGCCGGAACAGCAACGCCTGGTGCACCGCCATCGGCCCGGTCGCCAGCACGCCGATGGCCTGGTCCCGGACCTCCCAGCCATGGCAGTACGGGCAGTGCACGAGGTCGCGGCCCCACCGCTCGGACAGGCCCGGGATCTGCGGTAACTCGTCCACCAGCCCGGTGGTCACGAGCAGTCGCCGGGCGCGGAACGTGCGGCCATCGGTCAGCGTCACCACGAATCCGTCGACGGCGCCGGTCACCGCTTCGACCTCGCCCGCCAGCACCTCGCCGCCGTAGCCGCGCACCTCCGCCCGGCCCAGCCCGAGCAATTCGCCGGGCGGCATCCCGTCGCGCGCGAGCAACCCGTGCACGCCTTCGGCCGGTGCGTTGCGCGGGTCGCCCGCGTCGATCACCAGCACCGACCGCCTGGCCCGCGCCAGCATCAGCGCACCGTTCAATCCGGCGGCACCGCCGCCGATCACCACCACGTCGTAGCCGTCTTGCTGTTCAGTCACCGTGACCACCTCCGCCGACCACCATGCGAGCAACCGCACCGATCCCGCAACATTTGTTGCCATATCGGCAATATCTGTCCGGGCTGAAATCCGGTCGACCGCGGGACGGTGGCTCGGTACCCTCCGATGCCATGGAGTGATGCCGAGTGCGCCCCCGGACAGCGCTGCCGCCGTGGCGGATTCAGCGCGCGGACGGCGCTGCCCGCATCCCGCACTCCGATCGAGGGACACCCATGACCGATCAAGAATTTCTTTCCCGCGTCGCCGCGCGCCTGGCCGCCCTGCCCGGTACCCAGGCGGTGACGCTCGGCGGCTCCCGCGCCCAGGGCACCCACACGCCCGAGAGCGACTGGGATCTGGCCATCTATTACCGAGGCACCTTCGACCCTGCCGCACTCCGTGAAATCGGTTGGGACGGTGAAGTATCCGAGCTGGGCGGCTGGGGCGGCGGCGTCTTCAACGGCGGCGGCTGGTTCACCATCGAGGGCCGCAAGGTCGACGTGCACTATCGCGACCTGGACGTGGTCGAACACGAACTCGCCGAGGCCGAGCAGGGCCGATTCCATTGGGAGCCACTGATGTTCCATCTGGCGGGCATTCCGAGCTATCTGCTGGTGGCCGAACTCGCCGTCAACGAGGTGTTGCACGGCACCCTCCCCCGGCCGGGCTACCCACCGGCACTGCGCACCGCCGCACCGCCGGTCTGGCGCAACCGGGCCGAGCTGACCCTGCGCTACGCCACGGACGCCTACGCCCGCCGGGGGCAGGTCACCGAGGTCGCCGGAGCCATCGCCATCGCCGCGATGGCCACGGCGCACGCGATCCTGGCGGCGCGCGGGGAATGGGTCGTCAACGAGAAGCGGTTGCTGGCGCGCGCGGGCCTGCGCGATATCGACGCGATCGTAGGGCGGTTGACACCCGACCCGGAGGCGTTGGCGCGGCAGCTCGCAGCGGTGCGGCACGTGCTTGCCACCGCGAGCTGACCCGCTACCTGCGACGACATGGTTTCGTCGCCGTCGCGTCACGGAGATGTTCCGCCAAGCGGCCTACCCGTTTGCCTGATCGTGGTTCGGCACGTGCATCCTGTACTCGAACAGATTGAATCCTTTGGATTGCCCGACTGCCGACGAGACCAGTGTCACCGGATGCGGTTCGGCGGACCGTCCCGACGACAGTGAGAGCAGGACCGATGCGGCCTGTGGTGATGGAAGGCGTCGCGGCACGGCGCGGCAGCGAATACGCGGTGTTGCTGCGCCGGGTGCGACAGGCCGGGCTGCTCGACCGGCGGCCGCGGTACTACGCGTGGAAAAGCGCGGTGACCGCCGCCGCCTTCGTGGGTGGCTGGCTGGTGTTCGTGCTGCTCGGCGATTCGTGGTGGCAGCTGGGCGTCGCGGCGTTCCTCGGAATGGTGTTCGCCCAGTTCGCTTTTCTCGGTCACGACGCCGGGCACAAGCAGATCTTCGCGAGCAGGCGCGCCAACTATCTGTACGGGTTGATCTTCGGCAACCTCGGGATCGGGGTGAGCATCGGCTGGTGGACCAGCAACCACAACCGCCATCACGCGCACCCGAACACCGAGGACGCCGACCCCGACATCATGGGGGTGCTGGCGCACTCCGGTGCGCGCGCCCGCGCCGAACGAAGTTGGCGGCGGCTGATTTTCCGATACCAGGCCTGGTTGTTCTTTCCGATGCTGCTGCTGGAGGGCGGCAGCCTGCATTTCGCGAGTGCCCGCGCGGCACTGCGCTGGCCGATCCCGAACCGACGCGCCGAAGGGGCACTGCTGGCGTTGCACGCCGTGGCCTATCTGGGCACGGTGTTCCTGATTCTCTCGCCGATCAAGGCGCTGGTGTTCATCGCCGTGCACCAGGGACTGTTCGGGCTCTACATGGGCTGCACCTTCGCGCCGAATCACAAAGGCATGGCGGTACTTTCGGCCGGAGACCGTACCGACTTCCTGCGCAAGCAGGTGCTCACCTCCCGTAACGTCCGCGGTGGCGTCGTCATCGATGCGGCACTGGGCGGCTTGAACTATCAGATCGAACACCACCTGTTCCCCTCGATGCCGCGAGCCAACCTGCGCCGCGCCCAGCCCATGGTCGCCGAGTTCTGCGCCGAGATCGGCGTACCGTACTGCGAGACCAGCCTGCTCCGCTCCTATGCCGAGGCGCTGCGCCACCTCGACGCCGTCGGCAAGCACACCAGGACGCGCACGGAATCCGCTGCCTGACACCGGCTGTCGGGCGATCGACGGACATACACGGCACCCCGGGCGCTGCGAAACTCATCGAGAGAGCTGTGGCGCCGCGCAACCCCGGCCGCCACGGCAACACTGCGGTAGGTGAGGTTCCGATGGGATTCTTCGGTCGAAAGTCCGAGCTGCGCACTGGTTTCGAGCACGAGTACGTCCCGCTGCCCGACCCCGGCCTGCCCGACGGAGAGACCCGGCAGGTGCTGTATCGGGCGCTGCGCGAGATCGGCTTGGCCAACATCGTCTTCGGACCCGGCGACGTGCGGGATTGCTTTCACGCGTTGACGTCCGTCGCACCGGTCTTCCGGACCACCGTCTCCGACAACCGGATGCTCGGCCGCTTCCCCGGCGAGCCGGACGTCTTCTGGTACGCGCTGCAGGGGTCGGCGGGCGCCGCGATCGTGATGTCCTTCGGGCCGGAAAGCGAGGACAGCTTCCGGCAGGTGCAGATCGACGGCCCGCTGAGCCGAACCGCGCTGCAAGCCCCGTTCGAATGGGGCACCGTGATGGGTCTCGGTGCCTCGGTGCCGGTCGGCTTCGCGCGGATCTTCGCCGACGCCACCCTGCAACCATTGTCGGCGCTGCCGGGTCTGGAGCGCTTCCGCCAATCGGACGAAAACGGTTCCGGCGCAGGGTCTCCCGCCGACGAACCGACCATC
This genomic stretch from Nocardia brasiliensis ATCC 700358 harbors:
- a CDS encoding TetR/AcrR family transcriptional regulator, with amino-acid sequence MAAEDDGAIPGMRRWRGRSPAARVAMRRDQLIEACTELMATIGAADTSMRGVCRQAGLTERYFYESFPNLDALLTTVLDTVVLGARDRLLAALPSAPIQRAAMFRHLVTVFTDYLTEDRRRGRIMFVESQATPVLMPRANQLIGLFTAPIALTIGAGDYTDPGPDEHDSALNASAIFGALAYLYRPWLDGEIPVSRERFDEHAATVLENVARVRSSANSAT
- a CDS encoding fatty acid CoA ligase family protein is translated as MSSATYWQAIDRFRAFARAEPDREAVIYPVGTDAAGLPAYRHVSYRELDDWSETIAERLTASGVGSGTRTIVLVLPSPELYAILFALLKIGAVPVVIDPGMGLRKMVHCLRAVEAEAFIGIPPAHAVRVLFRRSFRKVRTTVTVGKRWFWRGAKLSAWGTTPSGAAVDRVPADPGDVLVIGFTTGSTGPAKAVELTHGNLASMIDQVHTARGEIAPETSLITLPLVGILDLLLGSRCVLPPLIPSKVGSTDPAHVAHAIETFGVRTMFASPALLIPLLRHLEQQPNELKTLASIYSGGAPVPDWCIAGLRAALTEDVRIFAGYGSTEALPMSLIESRELFDGLVERTHRGEGTCIGRPADRIDARIVAITDDAIPTWAQAEELAGDLEQSRGIGELVVAGPNVSTHYYWPDAANRQGKIVDGDRIWHRTGDLAWIDDSGRIWFCGRKSQRVVTADGPMFTVQVEQIFNTVAGVARTALVGVGAPGAQRPVLCIELKPDAEGAAVGAALRARGAEFDLSRPIADFLIHPGFPVDIRHNAKIGREQLAQWAGEQLGVRA
- a CDS encoding 3-oxoacyl-ACP synthase III family protein, translated to MSHSRFESIGAYLPSNVVTTQELLSRLQEPPSFDLEKITGVKERRVHDTRPESYEDSFAIAMKAAQDCLSRSRYDAAELDVIISTSITRSNHATRMYMEPSFAGSISRLIGAQKAITFDVSNACAGMLTGTYILDRMIRSGAVRNGMVVSGEAITPIADTAVAEISEKYDLQFASLSVGDSGAAVVLDQAVDDDDKIHYIELMTASEYSHLCLGMPSDKSQGVALYTDNRKMHNEDRFLLGTNSQINYLEAQGRTFADEKFDYVIHHQFGAAAIPWMNAICEREFGTPMPPDLRVIEKYGNTSTTSHFIVLHDQLSEQNIPAGSKLLMIPAASGIVTGFLSTTISSLKV
- a CDS encoding NAD-dependent epimerase/dehydratase family protein, encoding MSKVLVTGASGFLGGALVRRLVRDGAHDVSILVRRTSNLADLGPDVDKVELVYGDLTDAASLVQATSGVDIVFHSAARVDERGTREQFWQENVRATELLLDAARRGGASAFVFISSPSALMDYDGGDQLDIDESVPYPRRYLNLYSETKAAAERAVLAADTTGFRTCALRPRAIWGAGDRSGPIVRLLGRTGTGKLPDISFGRDVYASLCHVDNIVDACVKAAASPATVGGKAYFIADAEKTNVWEFLGAVAGRLGYEPPSRKPNPKVINAVVGVTETIWRIPAVATRWSPPLSRYAVALMTRSATYDTGAAARDFGYRPVVDRETGLAGFLTWLEKQGGAVELTRTLR